From the Cucumis sativus cultivar 9930 chromosome 5, Cucumber_9930_V3, whole genome shotgun sequence genome, the window TTTTATGTTTAACCTTTTTGGTTTCTTGTACATTCAATGAAAGTTTTCTTaccaaattggaaaaaaataaagatagatGCGCACCACCCATATTTGTGcgattttctaaattaattttttcctgGAGGCCAGATAAGCATATTATGATGGTTTTCAAATTTCTGACTTTTTTGCTCATGTAGGCTGTTTTACCCTAAGTGTGGGTGCATCAAGGACAAATTTGACTTCTCTTGATTCTCATGGAATTTGTAAGTTGCTTCTTAATATCTGGTATATTAGTTCAATGCTTTTATACGTGTGAAGTCatggaaattaatttcttttataataactaataattttttctttttctatttcagaCTTGTTTAAGCAAAGGTGGATGCTTCTATATGCCACCATGTCATATGCTCAATGTTTGTGGATTTCGAATCCAATTTGACTGCCCTGTGGACTTTTCAGCTCTCTCTATCTTTTCTCCTGTTCCATCTGATTTGGATGTTCTTTCAGATAAAGAACCATCAAGTCATCTGGGCCATGGTTCTCTCGATTTGGATAATGTGTCTGATGAAACTGAAAAGCCACTTGACGTTGGTTATTTGATAAAAGCGGAGCCTTGCTACAAAATCATTAAGAACTTGTGCCTCTGGAACCCATCTTTCACtaatattgttttgatttctAGTCCAATGGGCATGCTAGGACTGCCCTTTTTGACTCGAGAGAAGGGGTTCTCTGCAAAGGtagattatattattttctttgaattggATCTTGTGTGGCCATGATAAGTTTCACGGTACTGTGAAAACTTGATTTCACATACTTTTAATTGCCCTTTTCTTAGATATATGTGACTGAAGCAACTGCCAGGCTTGGAAAAATTATGATGGATGACCTTATTGCCATGCATATGGAATTCAAACAGTTTTATGGATCGGAAGATGATGCTATCTCACAGTGGATGAGGCAGGAAGATCTAAGTTTGCTTCATCATAAGCTAAGAGAAGTGGCTTTTGGGCAGGATAGAGCAGATTTTGGCGGTTGGATGCCCATGTACAGGTATAGTTATTTAATATTCCTTCGAATACTTTTACATAGGCCTCTTAAAGCCAAGCTGGAAGTGGAAAgacaaaaacagaaacagaagTAATTAGATGAAGATCTGGGTAGTGGGTGCCTGTTTATTCTGATTGACAAAgatctattttattatttttttaataactgataatcattttcatattGTACCATTGTGGATCTTGTCCATGAACAAAggaaattaaagaattttctttgatttatattttgttctgGTATACTTTTCCTTTGATGGTGTTTGTGAACCATTTCTCGATCTTTGTTAtaagaattttatttgatttaaatttggaagCTTACAGCTGTGGTGTCATGACTTGAACTCTGTTGTATACTGCATTTGTTTGTTGCATATAATTATCTTGACATTATCTTGGCCTTCCTTTGGTTGGAATCCTTGAAGCCAAAGCCTTTGGGGGCCTTGTTATTGAGTTTacatttctttctcctttgcTAACCATCAGGTTTGGgctctctcactctctctctctttaatttaaacaacttttattgagaaaaaatgaaaaaaaaaaaaaaaaaatacaaaagcatACAGAAATACAAGCCCTCCAAAACACCCCTACTAAAGGAAGGCCTTCCAACTAAAGGTTTCCTTATTAATTGGGTTGTTAAGTTTCCGTTGTTGCTCTGATGTGGGAATTGTTTCAGAATTCTACAAGCTCTACAGTCTGTTATGGAGTGAAGATTCCTTTTCTTggatattgttttcttttgctttcctAACTTTAGTTTTAGAGTCTTATGAAACTTATGTCTTTCTACTCTCAACTTGGGTTTTGATCATATGTATGTTGCTTTTCAATGTATTCTTTTGATAAGAGCTTTTAAGTTAATTACCAAAGACACTAAAGTAAGGAAGTCGCCACTCAAAATTAATGGATTTTGCTGTCACTCTTTATTCATAAATGTCCTTGGATGTAACTAAGGATATTTTTCTCAGTGCAGCTGACGTTAAGGATTGCATGCAGAAGGTTGAAACTCTTAGATATGGGGAAGAAACATGTTATAATGGCACACTAGTTATAAAGGCATTCAGCTCTGGTCTTGAAATTGGCTCTTGTAACTGGACTATTAATTGCCCAAAGAGAGACATTGCATATATTTCAAGttctatctttttttcctccaaCGCAATGGATTTTGATTACCTTGCTCTTCAGAAGGAGACAATTATTTATTCTGACTTCTCGTCTCTGGCATTTATGAATGACGTAGAGAATGATACAAGAGTATCACTTATAGACAACACCTTATTGCCTCTCAGGTATTTTATGCTTCTGCTTTGATATTGTATCTTGCACGAAAAGTCTATAGTATTTTTCTCACTCTCTTGGACAATTCATCAAATATGTTTCCTGAGGGTGTGTTTTTGTGTTATTTAGTAGTAAGGAGGAGACTTTGGCTAATTTATTGAGTTATCCTGCTGAGACAGTGGAGGAATCagaaaaactttattttatctGTTCTTGTGCTATCCAGTCTGTTGAATCTGGTGGTTCAGTCCTTATTCCTATCAATCGACTTGGTGTAAACCTGCAACTTCTAGAGCAGATATCAGCTTCACTAGATTATTCAGATCTGAAGGTTAGTAAACTCTTCTccattcttcctttttatatttaaatagtactcttcaaaattcaaatttaagcTATAATTGTCTGCAATGGGAATCCATTCATTAACCACCGtggtttatttgtattttaatgaCGAACTAGTTCCACATATATTGttagttattttttagaaatccATCAAGAGCTGATATTCTCATTTAGCCGATTTAGCAAACTTTGAATAATTGACATGAAGGTAAGAGCTTAGAGGATATAGAGGGTACATATCATTAGAGTTCTAGAGCATAAgcttagtttatatatttgttgattCCTTTCTTCATACGGAATATGCCACTAAATTTGTAGGTtcctatatattttatttcttctgtAGCTGAGGAGTTGTTGACATTTGCCAATGCTATACCAGAATGGCTATGCAGGCAAAGACAACATaaggtttgaatttttttgttttagttgttTCAATATACTTGGAGCTGTTTGTCAAATCATAGTATAATGTTAATCTTACGTAATGGTTGGTGTTGCAGTTATTTTCTGGAGAGCCGATGTTTACATTTGTTGAGCTCCTTAAAGAGAACAAGCTTCATGTCGTTCCTGCCATTCATTCACCCAAATTATTGTATGGTTTAGCCTAagatttcttttcatcttcatACACAAAGATAACGTACAATCTATGAATTTCTTCCTGTGACATGTTCTTTCAGTTTTacaattttggttcaattttcatttagttttttaagaaTCACAGTAAGTAAGATGAATACTTAGGAATGTAGGGCTATCTAGTATGTGCCTTTGAAGTCTTTTTCTATCTACCGGTTGTCAGAATTGAATTTGAGAGTTAAGAAGGTTGGATATTGTGAACTCTTGtacaaatctttttttgtttatcataaataattaacaGCTTAGTGATATAAACATATAGTAGTAAGTTTTGTTTTGGACCATTATAATCTTTGAGAATTGGACTCTCTGTAGAATAAACTGGCAGGAACCATGCATTGTATTTTGTCCTCACTGGAGCTTACGACTTGGTCCAGTGGTCCACTTGCTTCGACGTTGGTGTGGGGATCCTAGCTCTTTACTTGTTCTAGAGGTGCTTATGATTCCACACATTTACTATTGTCTTTTACTTCCAAGAGTGCATATCTTTAGTGGCGTTGATGTTAATACTCCACGCATAATATGCAGAAGGGACTTGATGTTGAGCTTTCTCTCTTACCGTTCAAGCCTATGTCTATGAAGGTCCTTCAATGTTCATTCCAATCTGGTATAAAGTATGGttcatttttctcctcatTCTCTCTAGTCCAATATTCTTGTGCGCATACAATATGAGttgctttattttctttgatatgTTTGGTATTCCACTGTTAGATACCTAGGTTTAGATAGGGCTAAGGGTAGTTAGTTATACAAGGCAGTTagatggttataaatagggAGTTGGGGAGGGAAGAAAGGCATGAAGAATTTGGTGAAGTTAATGGGCTGCAACATTccttgaaagaaaggaagggCAAAGGGTTAGGGTTCTTTTACTTGTTTGTTctttaatattgtaattttctgtttgagatatcaataaaatagaaacactatatcagtgttctatcaaattggtatcagagcattcTTTTCCTGGGAGATCGAAGGCAAATGGCAGTCACAAAAACTCGGAAatccataataaaaaatgtggagCAGTTGAGAATTCAAATCGAGGAAAACAACCAGCTGATATTAAAGTGGATTGAAATGATAGGgaaggaagaaacaaaaaggaaagaaatcaaaaaaccaaaagttgTTTAAGGAGAGGGAAGAAGCGAAAAGGAGAGATATCAAAGAAGATTCGCTGatgaaatatattaaagacGTGATTCGTGAGAGATCTACGACGAGTGAAACA encodes:
- the LOC101215853 gene encoding integrator complex subunit 9 homolog isoform X4, with protein sequence MEFTCLSKGGCFYMPPCHMLNVCGFRIQFDCPVDFSALSIFSPVPSDLDVLSDKEPSSHLGHGSLDLDNVSDETEKPLDVGYLIKAEPCYKIIKNLCLWNPSFTNIVLISSPMGMLGLPFLTREKGFSAKIYVTEATARLGKIMMDDLIAMHMEFKQFYGSEDDAISQWMRQEDLSLLHHKLREVAFGQDRADFGGWMPMYSAADVKDCMQKVETLRYGEETCYNGTLVIKAFSSGLEIGSCNWTINCPKRDIAYISSSIFFSSNAMDFDYLALQKETIIYSDFSSLAFMNDVENDTRVSLIDNTLLPLSSKEETLANLLSYPAETVEESEKLYFICSCAIQSVESGGSVLIPINRLGVNLQLLEQISASLDYSDLKVPIYFISSVAEELLTFANAIPEWLCRQRQHKLFSGEPMFTFVELLKENKLHVVPAIHSPKLLINWQEPCIVFCPHWSLRLGPVVHLLRRWCGDPSSLLVLEKGLDVELSLLPFKPMSMKVLQCSFQSGRRRYDRC
- the LOC101215853 gene encoding integrator complex subunit 9 homolog isoform X3, which encodes MEFTCLSKGGCFYMPPCHMLNVCGFRIQFDCPVDFSALSIFSPVPSDLDVLSDKEPSSHLGHGSLDLDNVSDETEKPLDVGYLIKAEPCYKIIKNLCLWNPSFTNIVLISSPMGMLGLPFLTREKGFSAKIYVTEATARLGKIMMDDLIAMHMEFKQFYGSEDDAISQWMRQEDLSLLHHKLREVAFGQDRADFGGWMPMYSAADVKDCMQKVETLRYGEETCYNGTLVIKAFSSGLEIGSCNWTINCPKRDIAYISSSIFFSSNAMDFDYLALQKETIIYSDFSSLAFMNDVENDTRVSLIDNTLLPLSSKEETLANLLSYPAETVEESEKLYFICSCAIQSVESGGSVLIPINRLGVNLQLLEQISASLDYSDLKVPIYFISSVAEELLTFANAIPEWLCRQRQHKLFSGEPMFTFVELLKENKLHVVPAIHSPKLLINWQEPCIVFCPHWSLRLGPVVHLLRRWCGDPSSLLVLEKGLDVELSLLPFKPMSMKVLQCSFQSGINVYWQGFRFIFLGGRTEFPKVKQNDLGKGINAAIMFLETKIQVKKKLLLRETETGWLQRRMK
- the LOC101215853 gene encoding integrator complex subunit 9 homolog isoform X2 — its product is MEFTCLSKGGCFYMPPCHMLNVCGFRIQFDCPVDFSALSIFSPVPSDLDVLSDKEPSSHLGHGSLDLDNVSDETEKPLDVGYLIKAEPCYKIIKNLCLWNPSFTNIVLISSPMGMLGLPFLTREKGFSAKIYVTEATARLGKIMMDDLIAMHMEFKQFYGSEDDAISQWMRQEDLSLLHHKLREVAFGQDRADFGGWMPMYSAADVKDCMQKVETLRYGEETCYNGTLVIKAFSSGLEIGSCNWTINCPKRDIAYISSSIFFSSNAMDFDYLALQKETIIYSDFSSLAFMNDVENDTRVSLIDNTLLPLSKEETLANLLSYPAETVEESEKLYFICSCAIQSVESGGSVLIPINRLGVNLQLLEQISASLDYSDLKVPIYFISSVAEELLTFANAIPEWLCRQRQHKLFSGEPMFTFVELLKENKLHVVPAIHSPKLLINWQEPCIVFCPHWSLRLGPVVHLLRRWCGDPSSLLVLEKGLDVELSLLPFKPMSMKVLQCSFQSGIKQEKVRPLLKVLQPKIVVLPENLSRLINTNTESFTVFTYSEGKSLHVPNLKDSSELEIASDSAMSFCWRKLHQGNINITRLKGELSLNCGKFKLFSENTQVAMYQRPLVHWGQPNLEKLLTVLSKMGIEGSVQQEMSDAEPNDVHVIHIHGLTKGVIEIQESRTIISVVDKTLSAQIFNALDSVMDGV
- the LOC101215853 gene encoding integrator complex subunit 9 homolog isoform X1, with amino-acid sequence MEFTCLSKGGCFYMPPCHMLNVCGFRIQFDCPVDFSALSIFSPVPSDLDVLSDKEPSSHLGHGSLDLDNVSDETEKPLDVGYLIKAEPCYKIIKNLCLWNPSFTNIVLISSPMGMLGLPFLTREKGFSAKIYVTEATARLGKIMMDDLIAMHMEFKQFYGSEDDAISQWMRQEDLSLLHHKLREVAFGQDRADFGGWMPMYSAADVKDCMQKVETLRYGEETCYNGTLVIKAFSSGLEIGSCNWTINCPKRDIAYISSSIFFSSNAMDFDYLALQKETIIYSDFSSLAFMNDVENDTRVSLIDNTLLPLSSKEETLANLLSYPAETVEESEKLYFICSCAIQSVESGGSVLIPINRLGVNLQLLEQISASLDYSDLKVPIYFISSVAEELLTFANAIPEWLCRQRQHKLFSGEPMFTFVELLKENKLHVVPAIHSPKLLINWQEPCIVFCPHWSLRLGPVVHLLRRWCGDPSSLLVLEKGLDVELSLLPFKPMSMKVLQCSFQSGIKQEKVRPLLKVLQPKIVVLPENLSRLINTNTESFTVFTYSEGKSLHVPNLKDSSELEIASDSAMSFCWRKLHQGNINITRLKGELSLNCGKFKLFSENTQVAMYQRPLVHWGQPNLEKLLTVLSKMGIEGSVQQEMSDAEPNDVHVIHIHGLTKGVIEIQESRTIISVVDKTLSAQIFNALDSVMDGV